From the Halococcus salsus genome, one window contains:
- a CDS encoding ubiquinol-cytochrome c reductase iron-sulfur subunit → MTDDNTTDTSADEATEGRLVEREDADGMWYEPPDARRRDVAKWLGGIAGTVSVATFALPALQGLAGAGNASGASSEIYTQGTQLVKQNGDPINLNSLQKGSAPEEHILALPQENGNPVKEKEATTLLLRYNQSDFEEPTNIDGTAQGYVAYSMVCTHAGCLVENHLNGYPQCPCHGSEYDATKGAQVVAGPASRPIPQLPIAVSQQGDVLVATGNFEGPVGTA, encoded by the coding sequence ATGACGGACGACAACACAACCGACACATCCGCGGACGAAGCGACCGAAGGACGGCTCGTCGAGCGTGAGGACGCCGACGGAATGTGGTACGAACCACCCGACGCGCGACGGCGCGACGTCGCCAAGTGGCTCGGCGGGATCGCGGGGACGGTCTCCGTCGCGACGTTCGCCCTGCCGGCCCTCCAGGGGCTGGCCGGTGCGGGCAACGCCTCGGGGGCGAGTTCGGAGATCTACACACAGGGTACCCAGCTCGTCAAGCAGAACGGCGACCCGATCAACCTCAACTCGCTCCAGAAGGGGAGCGCCCCCGAGGAGCACATCCTCGCGCTCCCCCAGGAGAACGGCAACCCGGTGAAGGAGAAGGAAGCGACGACGCTGTTGCTCCGGTACAACCAGAGCGACTTCGAGGAGCCAACCAACATCGACGGCACGGCCCAGGGCTACGTCGCCTACTCGATGGTCTGTACCCACGCGGGCTGTCTGGTCGAGAACCACCTCAACGGCTACCCGCAGTGTCCGTGTCACGGCAGCGAGTACGACGCGACGAAGGGTGCGCAGGTGGTCGCCGGGCCCGCGTCGAGACCGATCCCACAGCTCCCGATCGCGGTCTCACAGCAGGGGGACGTCCTCGTCGCGACCGGCAACTTCGAAGGGCCGGTCGGGACCGCCTAA
- a CDS encoding glutaredoxin family protein has product MTDSRTITVYSREDCHLCEDALAAIDRVAEAVATPVEVHEVDVDTDPELQETYGERVPYVLVDDRPRYKFRVDEADLRRRLATDEEPNESNPHDLRS; this is encoded by the coding sequence GTGACCGATTCGAGGACGATCACCGTCTACTCGCGCGAGGACTGCCATCTCTGTGAGGACGCGCTCGCGGCGATCGACCGCGTCGCCGAGGCGGTCGCGACCCCCGTCGAGGTGCACGAGGTCGACGTCGATACCGACCCGGAGCTCCAGGAGACCTACGGCGAGCGGGTGCCGTACGTCCTCGTCGACGACCGGCCGCGGTACAAGTTCCGCGTCGACGAGGCCGACCTCCGGCGACGGCTCGCCACCGACGAGGAACCGAACGAGTCGAACCCACACGATCTTCGATCGTGA
- a CDS encoding plastocyanin/azurin family copper-binding protein, translated as MQRRTFLAGAAGTAVAVGTMGEAGAVTTLRQHQQGGGTTHTVGMYTEGSDYYFDPVGLYVEPGDTVEWTIESGQHSTASYSQGNPQASNTLIPEGAKSWDSGVISSGSFSYTFQTEGTYDYYCTPHKSLGMVARIVCGSPGGPAEGTEIPDEVGSGIVPESDTIMEDKSLEYPYVPGVSHGGPPALFWGGTGVFAATTLYLYSVYDRATGRYDDNEAGEGEY; from the coding sequence ATGCAGCGACGGACGTTCCTGGCGGGTGCCGCGGGGACGGCGGTGGCGGTCGGTACGATGGGTGAGGCCGGGGCCGTGACCACGCTCCGACAGCACCAGCAGGGCGGCGGCACGACCCACACCGTCGGGATGTACACCGAGGGCTCGGACTACTACTTCGACCCGGTGGGGCTCTACGTCGAACCCGGCGACACCGTGGAGTGGACGATCGAGAGCGGCCAGCACTCCACGGCCTCGTACTCCCAGGGCAACCCACAGGCCTCGAACACCCTCATCCCCGAGGGCGCGAAGAGCTGGGACAGCGGGGTGATCAGCTCGGGCTCGTTCTCCTACACCTTCCAGACCGAGGGCACCTACGACTACTACTGTACTCCCCACAAGTCGCTCGGGATGGTCGCCCGGATCGTCTGCGGGAGCCCTGGCGGCCCCGCCGAGGGAACGGAGATCCCCGACGAGGTCGGCAGCGGGATCGTCCCGGAGTCGGACACCATCATGGAGGACAAGTCCCTCGAATACCCCTACGTACCGGGCGTGAGCCACGGCGGCCCGCCGGCGCTGTTCTGGGGCGGGACCGGCGTGTTCGCGGCGACCACCCTCTACCTCTATTCGGTCTACGACCGCGCCACCGGCCGATACGACGACAACGAGGCCGGCGAAGGCGAGTACTGA
- a CDS encoding cytochrome b, with the protein MAHPDPQEAETNERYSHSRIYQWFDSRLDLDDELLGKAFPEDRYGSFLLGEVSLFCFVILAVTGTVLGLLYVPAAQNVQYVGQVSDYAGTTVPQAFSSVLHITYDVRLGMYVRMLHHWASYVFVAAIGIHAMRIFFSGAYRNPREINWVIGTSLLAIAMIEGFLGYALPYDNFSQTATGIGFQLTQSIPFIGTWVTNLVFGGNWPANASTIIPRMFFYHVFLLPAVIAGLIAAHLGILVRQKHTEQQGTRKDLPDTENAPDYDDESVVVGIPFAPNQIAVTIIVGLFTVGIVSFLAGLFPIQRIAIAGPASPFETPLQPAPAWFFMWTYGALKLAISALGSYGTFVFGVLIPGLVVGAMFLWPFVDRSEEPRHFTANPLDRPLPTAVGIASIAFVLMLSIAGMNEIVAESIGIPATELKLPLQILSVVVPVVYGLIVYAMLRRRVRRKDSKRSGSRSKMDSAGRMPDDD; encoded by the coding sequence ATGGCGCATCCAGACCCACAGGAGGCCGAGACGAACGAGCGCTACTCGCACAGCCGCATCTACCAGTGGTTCGATTCGCGTCTCGACCTCGACGACGAACTCCTCGGCAAGGCGTTCCCGGAGGACCGCTACGGCTCCTTCCTGCTCGGTGAGGTCTCGCTGTTCTGCTTCGTCATCCTCGCGGTGACCGGCACCGTGCTCGGGCTGCTCTACGTACCGGCCGCACAGAACGTCCAGTACGTCGGGCAGGTCTCGGACTACGCCGGGACCACCGTCCCGCAGGCGTTCTCCAGCGTGCTCCACATCACCTACGACGTCCGGCTCGGGATGTACGTCCGGATGCTACATCACTGGGCCTCCTACGTCTTCGTCGCGGCCATCGGCATCCACGCGATGCGGATCTTCTTCAGCGGTGCCTACCGCAACCCGCGCGAGATCAACTGGGTGATCGGTACGAGCCTGCTCGCGATCGCGATGATCGAGGGGTTCCTCGGCTACGCGCTCCCCTACGACAACTTCAGTCAGACCGCGACCGGTATCGGCTTCCAGCTCACCCAGTCGATCCCGTTCATCGGGACTTGGGTGACGAACCTGGTCTTCGGGGGGAACTGGCCGGCGAACGCCTCGACCATCATCCCGCGGATGTTCTTCTATCACGTCTTCCTCCTGCCGGCGGTGATCGCCGGTCTCATCGCGGCCCACCTCGGGATCCTGGTTCGCCAGAAACACACCGAACAGCAGGGGACGCGAAAGGACCTGCCCGACACCGAGAACGCCCCCGACTACGACGACGAGTCGGTGGTCGTCGGGATCCCGTTCGCCCCGAACCAGATCGCGGTCACGATAATCGTCGGGCTGTTCACCGTCGGGATCGTCTCGTTCCTCGCGGGGCTGTTCCCGATCCAGCGGATCGCGATCGCCGGGCCGGCGTCGCCGTTCGAGACGCCGCTCCAGCCCGCGCCGGCGTGGTTCTTCATGTGGACCTACGGCGCGTTGAAGCTCGCGATATCGGCGCTCGGGAGCTACGGGACCTTCGTCTTCGGCGTCCTCATCCCCGGGCTCGTCGTCGGGGCGATGTTCCTCTGGCCGTTCGTCGACCGTAGCGAGGAACCCCGACACTTCACGGCGAACCCGCTCGACCGGCCGCTGCCGACCGCCGTCGGCATCGCCTCGATCGCGTTCGTCCTGATGCTCTCGATCGCCGGGATGAACGAGATCGTCGCCGAATCGATCGGGATCCCGGCCACGGAGCTGAAGCTCCCGCTCCAGATCCTCTCGGTGGTCGTGCCCGTCGTCTACGGCCTAATCGTCTACGCGATGCTCCGCCGGCGGGTCCGTCGGAAGGACTCGAAACGTTCGGGTAGCCGCTCGAAGATGGACAGCGCCGGTCGGATGCCCGACGACGACTGA